The Eriocheir sinensis breed Jianghai 21 chromosome 21, ASM2467909v1, whole genome shotgun sequence genome includes a region encoding these proteins:
- the LOC127001562 gene encoding uncharacterized PE-PGRS family protein PE_PGRS54-like isoform X16 has product MWKVVVVAAALSVAAVAGEGGQEAQLSGPGLSLGELLRGSRESSGEYRVRHFGRGGGDDDDSEEFPPLMPYEFAYEVKDDATTNYQNRVEFVEDGVLRGSYSLLSPDGVVRTSVYSDTGNGFEVTLHEVPTDIVVIGSGLPGDPALKAGGTYRYYDSRDSGSRESFRPSFSRSGGFEAFSKASEGFDGSSRGSAIFSSSSNRDFSSKNKQSSREESSRREESERREESSRRDESRREESSRRDESRREESEGSRFEFLTNDKSALEAFDRESASQGFSGGSRDSEASSRRKESRREESEGYKYELLTNDKSALEAFDRESASQGFSGGSRDSEASSRHEESGGFGEFSHAFASSFSQQGGSGGGSGGGSGGGSGGGSGGGLGGGFGGGSGGGSEGGSGGSRGGFGGGSEGGSLGGSGGSSGGSGGGSGGGFVGTGSGSGHGGSGGGSGGGYEGGLGGGSGGGFGGGSEGGSFGGEFGGSGGGSGGGSDGGSGGGSSGGSGGGSGGGFVGTGGGSGHGGSSGGSDGGSGGGFGGGSGGSGGGSHGGSSGSGGGSGGGSGGSGRGSHGGSGGSGGGSGGGSHGGLGGSGGGFGGEFGGSGGGSHGGSGGSDGGFGGGSGGSGGGFGVGSGGSGGGSHGGSGGSDGGFGGEFGGSGGGFGGEFSGSGGGSHGGSGGSDGGFGGGSGGSGGGFGVGSGGSGGGSHGGSGGSDGGFGGGSGGSGGGSHGGSGGSDGGFGGGSGGSGGGSHGGSGGSDGGFGGGSGGSGGGSHGGSGGSDGGFGGGSGGSGGGSHGGSSGSGGGSHGGLSGSDGGFGGGSGGSGGGFGVGSGGSGGGSHGGSGGSDGGFGGGSGGSGGGSHGGSGGSDGGFGGGSGGSGGGSHGGSSGSGGEFGGGFGGSGGGSHGGSGGSDGGFGGGSGGSGGGSHGGSSGSDGGFGGGSGGSGGGSHGGSGGSGDGFGGGSGGGSDGGSGGSGGEFGGGSGGSFGGSHGGSGGSGGGSGGGSGGSGGGSDGGSGSGSGGSGGGFGGGSGGSHGGSGASGGGSGGGSSGSGGGSHGGSGGGFGGGSGGSGGGSHGGSGGSGGRSGGGSSGGSDGGSGGGFGGGLDIGLGFGTDGPGGSGSGIELGLGLGGGPGIELGFGTDGPGGFGGEPGGSGGGFGGGPGGSGGGSHGGSGGSGGGSGGGSGGSGGGFDGGSGGGSGVSGGGFGGGLDIGLGFGAGDGPGGSGGGLGGSVGGFGGRPGGSDGGFGDGSGGSGGFGGGFGGGPGGGFGGGSGGSGGSGGFGGGFGGGPGGGFGGGSGGSGGFGGGFGGGPGGGFGGGSGGSGGGSGGGAGGSGGGVSGGGAGGGGVNLQDKAVFIIHPDFFKTGAGAGLTGLPEVTEPIIIVSDNKFAQGGGGAGVGFSNALGGGGFAGAFSSVNRLGEAAAADTTAAHSSGAASTATAEEVSTSSGKSGSTSTSAIESASSLGSASISASSPSSEGFVASTFSSNGLTVGSATGDSTSASSGSFGRSTIENVSSSASAAEGASSSGATKSASFSSASESSGSATDGASFLTSASEGGSSSHGSVSSGSGTEGAFLFDASGSSLGSAAEVDTSLGSAAEVASSSSATEVASSGSAAEVTFSGSAAEVASSSGAAEVTSSNSAAEVTSSNAAAAASSGSAAEGVSSSSSGGFDASTFNSRKLSVESSTKDSSSSSSRKGGVLTITSSSLDGSSGINKAVTDESSGRGQSVLDSGASGGTKNIEKAANAKPASSGQIGLNGFSTSFSEGGSQQFIISSSGDASRFDSHRFSSSGSGGSSSSGASSSAILHSQSGGDLKLQAPDQLLKILNPGQTARGLQGIRGSSGQGGAVFFTQETDLASSQGGKTSITQLPVTRVTTVTHLPDDSKQGSSILKIAGSSTGFKNNQNVFTSPPSGAARFFASASNTKTFQASGKKSAGNKIVSISGSGTLTTLPTGDTVLALGSKQPIAISTSQGVIRNSRRTAPFSTTNSRQQRPRRIRGRLLRSL; this is encoded by the exons CCACTCATGCCCTACGAGTTCGCATACGAGGTGAAAGACGACGCCACGACCAATTACCAGAACAGAGTGGAGTTCGTTGAGGATGGCGTGTTGCGGGGGAGCTACAGCCTCCTCTCCCCTGACGGTGTGGTTCGAACTTCCGTCTATTCCGACACCGGCAATGGCTTCGAG GTGACCCTCCACGAAGTGCCAACAGACATCGTGGTCATCGGCTCAGGCCTCCCTGGTGACCCCGCGCTCAAGGCCGGGGGCACGTACAGGTACTACGACTCTCGCGACTCAGGCTCAAGGGAGTCCTTCCGGCCATCTTTCAGCAGGAGCGGTGGATTTGAGGCTTTCTCTAAAGCATCAGAAGGGTTTGACGGGTCTTCAAGAGGGTCAGCTATCTTTAGTTCATCGAGCAACAGAGACTTTTCATCGAAAAATAAACAGTCAAGTCGCGAAGAGTCATCCAGGCGCGAAGAATCGGAAAGGCGCGAAGAATCGTCGAGACGCGATGAGTCAAGACGCGAAGAATCGTCGAGACGCGATGAGTCAAGACGCGAAGAATCCGAAGGCTCCAGATTTGAATTTTTAACGAATGACAAGAGTGCCTTGGAAGCCTTCGACAGGGAGAGCGCCAGCCAAGGCTTCTCTGGTGGGTCTAGGGACTCCGAGGCTTCGTCGAGACGCAAAGAGTCAAGACGCGAAGAATCCGAAGGCTACAAATATGAATTGTTGACGAATGACAAGAGTGCCTTGGAAGCCTTCGACAGGGAGAGCGCCAGCCAAGGCTTCTCTGGCGGGTCTAGGGACTCCGAGGCTTCGTCGAGACACGAAGAGTCTGGAGGCTTTGGAGAGTTCTCGCATGCCTTCGCGTCATCGTTCTCCCAGCAGGGAGGATCTGGAGGTGGATCAGGTGGTGGATCTGGAGGTGGATCAGGTGGTGGATCTGGTGGTGGATTAGGTGGTGGATTTGGTGGTGGATCAGGTGGTGGATCTGAGGGTGGATCAGGTGGATCAAGAGGTGGATTCGGTGGTGGATCTGAGGGTGGATCATTAGGTGGATCTGGAGGATCAAGTGGTGGATCTGGTGGTGGATCAGGGGGTGGATTTGTTGGAACTGGTAGTGGATCAGGTCACGGTGGATCTGGTGGTGGATCAGGTGGTGGATATGAGGGTGGATTAGGTGGTGGATCAGGGGGTGGATTCGGTGGTGGATCTGAGGGTGGATCATTTGGTGGTGAATTTGGTGGATCAGGTGGTGGATCTGGTGGTGGATCAGATGGTGGATCTGGAGGTGGGTCAAGTGGTGGATCTGGTGGTGGATCAGGGGGTGGATTTGTTGGAACTGGTGGTGGATCAGGTCACGGTGGATCAAGTGGTGGATCTGACGGTGGATCAGGTGGCGGATtcggtggtggttctggtggatCAGGTGGGGGATCACATGGTGGTTCAAGTGGATCAGGTGGCGGATccggtggtggttctggtggatCAGGTCGCGGATCACATGGTGGTTCTGGTGGATCAGGTGGCGGATCAGGTGGCGGATCACATGGTGGTTTAGGTGGATCAGGTGGCGGATTCGGTGGTGAATTTGGTGGATCAG GTGGCGGATCACATGGTGGTTCAGGTGGATCAGATGGCGGATTCGGTGGTGGATCTGGTGGATCAGGTGGCGGATTCGGAGTTGGATCTGGTGGATCAGGTGGCGGATCACATGGTGGTTCAGGTGGATCAGATGGCGGATTCGGTGGTGAATTTGGTGGATCAGGTGGCGGATTCGGTGGTGAATTTAGTGGATCAGGTGGCGGATCACATGGTGGTTCAGGTGGATCAGATGGCGGATTCGGTGGTGGATCTGGTGGATCAGGTGGCGGATTCGGAGTTGGATCTGGTGGATCAGGTGGCGGATCACATGGTGGTTCAGGTGGATCAGATGGCGGATTCGGTGGTGGATCTGGTGGATCAGGTGGGGGATCACATGGTGGTTCTGGTGGATCAGATGGCGGATTCGGTGGTGGATCTGGTGGATCAGGTGGGGGATCACATGGTGGTTCTGGTGGATCAGATGGCGGATTCGGTGGTGGATCTGGTGGATCCGGTGGCGGATCACATGGTGGTTCTGGTGGATCAGATGGCGGATTCGGTGGTGGATCTGGTGGATCAGGTGGGGGATCACATGGTGGTTCTAGTGGATCAGGTGGCGGATCACATGGTGGTTTAAGTGGATCAGATGGCGGATTCGGTGGTGGATCTGGTGGATCAGGTGGCGGATTCGGAGTTGGATCTGGTGGATCAGGTGGCGGATCACATGGTGGTTCAGGTGGATCAGATGGCGGATTCGGTGGTGGATCTGGTGGATCAGGTGGGGGATCACATGGTGGTTCTGGTGGATCAGATGGCGGATTCGGTGGTGGATCTGGTGGATCAGGTGGGGGATCACATGGTGGTTCTAGTGGATCAGGTGGTGAATTCGGTGGTGGATTTGGTGGATCAGGTGGCGGATCACATGGTGGTTCAGGTGGATCAGATGGCGGATTCGGTGGTGGATCTGGTGGATCAGGTGGGGGATCACATGGTGGTTCTAGTGGATCAGATGGCGGATTCGGTGGTGGATCTGGTGGATCAGGTGGGGGATCACATGGTGGTTCAGGTGGATCAGGTGACGGATTCGGTGGTGGATCTGGTGGCGGATCCGATGGTGGATCAGGTGGATCAGGTGGCGAGTTCGGTGGTGGATCTGGTGGATCATTTGGCGGATCACATGGAGGTTCAGGTGGATCAGGTGGGGGATCCGGTGGTGGATCTGGTGGATCAGGTGGCGGATCCGATGGTGGATCAGGTAGTGGTTCAGGTGGATCAGGTGGCGGATTCGGTGGGGGATCTGGTGGATCACATGGTGGTTCAGGTGCATCAGGTGGGGGATCCGGTGGTGGATCTAGTGGATCAGGTGGCGGATCACATGGTGGTTCAGGTGGAGGATTCGGTGGTGGATCTGGTGGATCAGGTGGCGGATCACATGGTGGTTCAGGTGGATCAGGTGGGAGATCCGGTGGTGGATCAAGTGGCGGATCCGATGGTGGATCAGGTGGCGGATTCGGTGGTGGACTTGATATTGGACTCGGTTTTGGAACTGATGGACCTGGTGGATCAGGATCTGGTATTGAACTCGGTTTGGGACTTGGTGGTGGACCTGGTATTGAGCTCGGGTTTGGAACTGATGGACCTGGTGGATTCGGTGGTGAACCTGGTGGATCAGGAGGTGGATTCGGTGGTGGACCTGGTGGATCAGGTGGCGGATCACATGGTGGTTCAGGTGGATCAGGTGGCGGATccggtggtggttctggtggatCAGGTGGTGGATTCGATGGTGGATCAGGTGGTGGTTCAGGTGTATCAGGTGGCGGATTCGGTGGTGGACTTGATATTGGACTCGGTTTTGGAGCTGGTGATGGACCTGGTGGGTCAGGAGGTGGACTTGGTGGATCAGTTGGCGGATTCGGTGGTCGACCTGGTGGATCAGATGGTGGATTCGGTGATGGATCAGGTGGGTCAGGTGGATTCGGTGGCGGATTCGGAGGTGGACCAGGAGGTGGATTCGGTGGTGGATCAGGTGGATCAGGTGGATCAGGTGGATTCGGTGGCGGATTCGGTGGTGGACCAGGAGGTGGATTCGGTGGTGGATCAGGTGGATCAGGTGGATTCGGTGGCGGATTCGGTGGTGGACCAGGAGGTGGATTCGGTGGTGGATCAGGTGGATCAGGTGGTGGATctggtggtggagcaggtggaTCTGGTGGCGGGGTCAGTGGTGGAGgggccggcggcggcggcgtcaacCTACAGGACAAGGCCGTGTTCATCATTCACCCTGACTTCTTCAAGACCGGCGCGGGCGCCGGCCTGACGGGCCTGCCGGAAGTGACGGAGCCCATTATTATCGTGAGTGACAATAAATTTGCCCAGGGTGGGGGTGGGGCTGGCGTAGGTTTCAGTAATGCTCTGGGCGGAGGAGGGTTTGCGGGAGCCTTTAGCAGCGTGAACAGGCTGggagaggctgctgctgctgacacCACAGCGGCTCACTCAAGCGGTGCTGCATCAACTGCTACCGCCGAAGAAGTAAGTACATCCTCTGGTAAAAGTGGATCGACCTCGACCAGTGCCATTGAAAGCGCTTCATCCTTAGGCAGTGCCTCAATAAGCGCTTCTTCTCCAAGCAGTGAAGGCTTCGTTGCATCCACCTTCAGCTCCAACGGATTGACTGTTGGAAGTGCGACAGGTGATTCTACCTCTGCCTCGAGTGGATCATTTGGAAGAAGTACCATCGAAAATGTCTCATCCTCAGCTAGTGCCGCTGAAGGAGCATCTTCAAGTGGTGCTACAAAGAGTGCTTCATTCTCCAGTGCAAGTGAATCATCGGGCAGCGCCACTGATGGTGCTTCTTTTTTAACTAGTGCTTCCGAAGGTGGTTCATCCTCCCACGGATCAGTTTCCTCAGGGAGTGGAACTGAAGGCGCCTTTTTATTTGATGCAAGTGGATCTTCCCTAGGCAGTGCGGCTGAAGTTGATACTTCTTTAGGCAGTGCCGCTGAAGTAGCCTCCTCAAGCAGTGCCACTGAAGTGGCCTCCTCAGGCAGTGCCGCTGAAGTGACCTTCTCAGGTAGTGCCGCTGAAGTGGCCTCCTCAAGCGGTGCCGCTGAAGTGACCTCCTCAAATAGTGCCGCTGAAGTGACCTCAAGCAATGCCGCTGCAGCGGCTTCCTCAGGCAGTGCCGCTGAAGGTGTTTCTTCTTCGAGCAGTGGAGGGTTCGATGCATCTACATTCAACTCTAGAAAACTATCTGTAGAAAGCAGCACAAAagattcttcatcttcttccagcAGAAAAGGTGGAGTTCTAACAATTACTTCCTCTAGCTTGGATGGATCATCTGGTATCAACAAAGCGGTAACTGATGAGTCGTCTGGCAGGGGACAATCAGTTCTCGATAGTGGAGCATCAGGAGGaacaaaaaatattgaaaaggcAGCCAATGCAAAACCAGCTTCTTCGGGTCAAATTGGGCTGAATGGATTTAGCACGTCCTTCAGTGAAGGCGGATCACAACAGTTTATAATATCCTCTAGTGGAGACGCATCCAGGTTTGACTCCCACAGATTTTCCAGCAGTGGATCCGGTGGCTCTTCAAGCAGTGGGGCGTCAAGCAGTGCCATTTTGCACAGCCAAAGCGGTGGTGACTTAAAACTGCAGGCACCGGACCAGTTACTGAAGATTCTCAATCCAGGCCAAACAGCTCGCGGGCTTCAGGGTATCCGCGGCAGTTCGGGCCAGGGCGGGGCTGTCTTCTTTACGCAGGAAACTGACCTGGCCTCTTCCCAGGGCGGCAAAACCTCCATCACACAACTGCCAGTCACTCGCGTCACCACCGTGACACACCTCCCTGACGATTCTAAGCAAGGCTCTTCCATCTTGAAAATAGCTGGCAGTTCCACGGGCTTCAAGAATAACCAGAACGTGTTCACAAGCCCACCGTCAGGTGCTGCACGATTCTTTGCATCAGCATCAAACACAAAAACTTTTCAGGCGAGTGGCAAGAAGTCAGCAGGAAACAAAATTGTTAGCATATCCGGCTCAGGAACACTCACGACTCTTCCTACTGGTGACACTGTCCTCGCCTTGGGCAGCAAACAACCCATTGCAATTTCCACTTCCCAGGGCGTCATCAGGAACAGCCGGAGGACCGCGCCCTTTTCCACCACCAACTCGAGGCAGCAACGACCGAGGCGAATCCGAGGGCGGCTTCTGAGGTCACTCTAA